The following are from one region of the Ischnura elegans chromosome 12, ioIscEleg1.1, whole genome shotgun sequence genome:
- the LOC124168808 gene encoding dynein regulatory complex subunit 3-like isoform X1 translates to MERFNPDASFNALEPRIIDEDLIRKALDDEGPKGEAGRLMLQDGIILAEVTCIRLEFFKILAIDHLWMMTSLVKLNLSNNIIEKIENLEALVNLKELSLSFNYIKKIENLDKLTKLEILTLFENLISRIENLETLTDLKILSIGNNIISNWDDVVYLRKFKGLYSLNMAGNPCCSENHVGDGKRSKPKDGESIVEIDVKFGDGELIEPKQRKREFEIYIAAMLPQLRYYEYRLVNEEDRAEGHQKYRHKLLSLSNEEEKEEIALQKAKEEEELIHKEKAAWVENLRGSELFQVMFSSDPYGDALVKLDETMQEIYEEFKTEFTKTTRDLYEIGLAKKLERDEEENQFLSCLKAAKEETRKEGEGIMTELFKEKDHTFSEICRLAQRLEDEGGVIQSASKNTEDVNGDAGDALVEVSTLGEEDFTEQELVVRMHSLGEEFKNRCNKVWSQLMALETHLYEQIEDTISTFERNLSELVSSLIEAVQVHFVSCREFATQFHEKITTYAPRYFAATKARIAACQENLYMTDEDDESDQNSTSIQGQETKDDCPSVPKILEQCLDDKEALQNMLISSHDSHIQVIDTKEDAIMSYSKEWLRKKIDKYTREEIEGNRKRLHEIITVTNLLKEELEELQQACITLPMLAEMELMDG, encoded by the exons ATGGAACGTTTCAATCCAGATGCTTCTTTTAATGCATTGGAGCCACGTATTATCGACGAAGACTTAATTCGGAAAGCTCTAGATGATGAAGGGCCTAAAGGTGAAGCTGGTCGTTTGATGTTGCAGGATGGCATAATTTTGGCTGAAGTTACATGTATTAGATTAGAATTTTTCA AAATATTAGCTATTGATCACCTGTGGATGATGACTTCATTGGTCAAGTTAAATCTCAGTAATAAcattatagaaaaaatagaaaaccttGAAGCATTGGTGAATCTCAAGGAACTCAGCCTCTCATTTaactacattaaaaaaatagagaatttaGACAAATTGACCAAACTTGAAATCTTGACCCTTTTTGAAAATCTAATATCAAGGATCGAAAATTTAGAAACTTTAActgatttgaaaatattaagcatTGGAAACAACATAATCAGTAATTGGGATGAT GTGGTGTACCTAAGGAAGTTCAAAGGCCTATATTCTCTGAACATGGCAGGTAATCCATGCTGCTCAGAAAATCATGTGGGAGATGGAAAAAGATCGAAGCCAAAAGATGGTGAATCTATAGTGGAGATTGATGTTAAATTTGGAGATGGTGAGCTAATAGAGCCAAAGCAGAGGAAAAGAGAATTTGAGATATATATTGCTGCTATGCTTCCTCAATTACGTTATTATGAGTACAGACTTGTAAATGAAGAGGATCGGGCTGAGGGACATCAAAAATACAG GCATAAATTACTGAGTCTAAGTAAtgaagaggaaaaggaagaaataGCTCTTCAAAAAGCTAAGGAAGAAGAGGAGCTAATTCACAAAGAGAAAGCTGCATGGGTTGAAAATCTTCGGGGAAGTGAACTATTCCAAGTAATGTTTTCAAGTGACCCTTATGGAGATGCTCTCGTCAAACTTGATGAGACTATGCAGGAAATATATGAAGA ATTCAAAACGGAGTTCACCAAAACTACTCGTGATTTGTATGAAATAGGACTCGCTAAGAAGCTAGAGAGAGATGAAGAGGAAAATCAGTTTCTTTCATGCTTGAAGGCAGCTAAAGAGGAGACTCGTAAAGAAGGGGAAGG CATTATGACAGAACTCTTCAAAGAAAAGGATCACACCTTTTCTGAAATCTGTCGTCTTGCCCAACGACTGGAAGACGAAGGAGGGGTGATCCAGTCAGCATCCAAAAATACGGAAGATGTTAATGGGGATGCAGGAGATGCTCTTGTAGAAGTGAGCACATTGGGTGAAGAAGATTTTACAGAACAGGAACTTGTCGTAAGGATGCATTCCCTTGGGGAGGAATTCAAAAATCGTTGCAATAAAGTTTGGTCTCAGCTTATGGCTTTGGAAACTCATCTTTATGAGCAAATAGAG GACACAATTTCTACTTTTGAACGGAATTTATCCGAACTTGTGTCATCCTTAATAGAAGCAGTTCAG gTTCATTTTGTCAGCTGTCGAGAATTTGCCACCcaatttcatgagaaaattaCTACTTACGCCCCACGCTACTTTGCTGCCACTAAAGCTCGAATTGCAGCATGCCAGGAAAATTTGTACATGACTGATGAGGATGATGAAAGTGATCAGAATTCAACAAGCATTCAAGGTCAAGAAACCAAGGATGATTGTCCCTCTGTACCAAAAATCTTAGAGCAG TGCCTGGATGATAAAGAAGCTTTACAAAACATGCTCATTTCCTCTCATGACTCGCATATTCAG GTGATTGATACTAAGGAAGATGCTATAATGAGTTACTCAAAGGAATGGCTCAGGAAGA